Proteins encoded together in one Microplitis mediator isolate UGA2020A chromosome 7, iyMicMedi2.1, whole genome shotgun sequence window:
- the LOC130671081 gene encoding plexin domain-containing protein 2, protein MACERYCLLTCGYFIGFTVALVLGSLQVIAEPELSYYNYKTLSELNTDEILIHTPELDKASNFKRLRRSLSGPEPSSLTASATVPLSSRRSQDPIQESPLIKTNTGPTANVTYSTENITNSTDESTVISTTLKPNITKNGKNSSIIVSQPIVPVTGPSPTNIHVWANQTRWPNATQDNVNSKMDNKFNRVDLMNTTEASSNSSDLDDISISKFTNVSNNTLTQNNTMKQEDDTHQYYNSTFIIDESIAKNYWVDMDNHPNRKVNDLLSQSHRRAATVELNFDFPFYGHKVRNITIATGGFLYTGDYVHSWLAATQYIAPLMANFDTRLSNDSYVKYADNGTAFTVEWTKVVLQDKPKDGEFTFQVTLYENGNIVFVYKEMPLSVEEIEDKAHPVKVGLSDAYIMDRTRFFVRKKTIYEYHRVHFNHQNITNWTVIFLRALPTCLQMENCTDCLTKVPEFTCKWCAELNQCSTGTFRQRQDWLEKGCDQKSITEESSCPVSPKTLTGHNDHHDNAHIISDGELSADVQPNRLANEPAITEHSHSHVNMSHMSFSGIISILLVISLVSGLAGWAVYAYRNPHSASGQMLIRYRPSQWSWRRGEARYTAATIHM, encoded by the exons AACTTTCTTATTACAATTACAAAACTTTATCAGAGCTCAACACCGATGAAATTCTAATTCATACACCAGAATTAGATAAAGCGTCGAACTTTAAACGATTACGAAGATCATTATCAGGACCGGAGCCATCATCACTAACAGCTTCAGCAACTGTTCCATTATCATCAAGAAGATCGCAAGATCCAATTCAAGAATCTCCacttataaaaacaaatacaGGACCAACAGCGAACGTTACGTACTCAACAGAAAATATTACAAATTCAACAGATGAGTCAACAGTAATAAGTACAACATTAAAACCGAATATCacaaaaaatggaaaaaattcatCTATTATTGTATCTCAACCAATTGTTCCTGTTACTGGACCATCT ccTACTAATATTCATGTCTGGGCTAACCAAACACGATGGCCTAATGCGACTCAAGACAATGTTAATTCAAAAAtggataataaattcaatagagTTGATTTAATGAATACCACCGAAGCTTCTTCTAATTCTTCAGATTTAGATGATATATCTATATCAAAGTTTACTAATGTTTCAAATAATACTTTAACTCAAAATAATACTATGAAACAAGAGGACGACACTCATCAGTATTACAACAGTACGTTTATCATCGATGAATCTATAGCCAAGAATTATTGGGTTGATATGGACAATCATCCTAATCGCAAAGTTAATGATCTTTTAAGTCAAAGTCATAGAAGAGCCGCA ACTGTAGAattgaattttgattttccatTCTACGGACATAAAGTTAGAAATATAACAATAGCTACGGGTGGATTTTTGTATACAGGAGACTATGTTCACAGCTGGCTTGCTGCCACTCAGTACATTGCCCCGCTGATGGCGAATTTTGATACCCGTCTTTCAAATGATAGTTATGTCAAATATGCAGATAacg GTACGGCATTCACTGTCGAATGGACAAAGGTCGTACTTCAAGATAAACCAAAAGATGGAGAATTTACATTCCAAGTGACTCTTTATGAAAATGGTAACATTGTTTTTGTTTACAAAGAAATGCCACTTTCGGTTGAAGAAATCGAAGACAAGGCTCATCCAGTTAAAGTTGGATTAAGTGATGCTTACATCATGGATAGAACTCGTTTCT TTGTccgtaaaaaaactatttatgaGTACCATCGTGTCCATTTTAATCATCAAAATATTACGAATTGGACGGTGATTTTTCTTCGTGCATTACCAACTTGCCTACAAATGGAAAATTGCACAGATTGTCTGACTAAAGTGCCGGAATTCACTTGTAAATGGTGTGCAGAATTAAATCAATGTAGCACGGGTACATTCCGACAGCGACAAGATTGGTTGGAGAAAGGATGTGATCAGAAAAGTATTACAGAGGAAAGCAGTTGTCCAGTAAGTCCTAAAACACTTACAGGACATAATGATCATCATGACAATGCCCACATTATTTCTGATGGAGAATTATCAGCAGATGTTCAACCAAATCGTTTGGCCAATGAACCAGCTATTACCGAAcact ctCACAGTCATGTAAATATGAGTCACATGAGTTTTTCAGGAATCATTAGTATTCTTCTGGTTATTTCTTTAGTATCAGGTTTAGCTGGCTGGGCTGTTTACGCTTATCGCAACCCTCATAGTGCATCAGGACAAATGCTAATTCGA tATCGTCCAAGTCAATGGAGTTGGCGAAGAGGTGAAGCACGTTATACAGCCGCGACTATTCACATGTGA